A single genomic interval of Oryza sativa Japonica Group chromosome 7, ASM3414082v1 harbors:
- the LOC4343504 gene encoding cysteine-rich receptor-like protein kinase 10, with the protein MRRRSTFAVLLFAAAALPLAAGQPWQLCGRRGGGGGGTYTANSTYDTNLQSLIAALQQNASTSPTLFAAGALGAAPDAVYGLILCRGDVSSSDCYDCGTRAGQDVAPACNRTRDAILVYNQCYTRFSAAGDFLASANNSGQAPLMNSDNVTTADVAGYDRAVTELLSATLMYAVVNTTRLFATGQRVGADPGFPNIYSAAQCTPDLSPALCRSCLEDLVARWWKTFPRTTVGARIVGTRCSLRSEVSQDKFYTGAPMLKLWADGLSPAAAAASPDAAPGTTGVKNNSANKILEIVLPIVAVAIVAAVSILLWNIRKKRRRGKAEHFTGPDAAEDFESVKSTLLSLASLQVATDNFNESMKLGEGGFGAVYKGLLFRQDVAVKRLAKGSNQGLEEVKNELVLVAKLHHKNLVQLVGFCLEEGERMLVYEYMPNKSLDTFLFDEEKRRQLDWTTRFRIIEGIARGLQYLHQDSQKKIVHRDMKASNILLDADMNPKIGDFGLARLFGQDQTREITNRIVGTFGYMSPEYVTHGQYSTKSDVFSFGILVIEIVTGRRRNNGPYFFEPNEDIISIVWRHWAEGNIKEIIDHSLGRNYPEGEVLKCVNIGLLCVQQNPIDRPTMADVMVLLNSDATSTLPAPVVHIPVASFSDGSSGYSQTVTQLSPR; encoded by the exons ATGCGGCGGCGCTCCACGTTCGCCGTTCTCCTCTTcgcggccgccgcgctcccgctcgccgccggccagccgTGGCAGCTCTgcggccgccgcggaggcggcggcggcggcacgtacACGGCGAACAGCACCTACGACACCAACCTCCAGAGCCTCATCGCCGCCCTCCAGCAGAACGCCTCCACGTCGCCCACTctcttcgccgccggcgcgctcgGCGCCGCCCCGGACGCCGTCTACGGCCTCATCCTCTGCCGCGGCGACGTGAGCTCCTCCGACTGCTACGACTGCGGCACCAGGGCCGGCCAGGACGTCGCCCCGGCGTGCAACCGCACCAGGGACGCCATCCTCGTCTACAACCAGTGCTACACCCGCTTCTCGGCGGCCGGCGACTTCCTCGCCTCCGCCAACAACTCCGGCCAGGCGCCGCTCATGAACAGCGACAACGTCAccaccgccgacgtcgccggctACGACCGCGCCGTCACGGAACTCCTCAGCGCCACCCTGATGTACGCGGTAGTGAACACCACGAGGCTGTTCGCCACGGGGCAGCGGGTGGGCGCCGACCCGGGGTTCCCGAACATCTACTCGGCGGCGCAGTGCACGCCGGACCTGTCGCCGGCGCTGTGCCGGAGCTGCCTCGAGGACCTCGTCGCCAGGTGGTGGAAGACGTTCCCGCGGACCACGGTGGGGGCGAGGATCGTCGGCACGAGGTGCAGCTTGAGGTCGGAGGTATCCCAGGACAAGTTCTACACCGGAGCCCCGATGCTGAAGCTGTGGGCCGACGgcctctcgccggcggcggcggcggcgtcgccggatgCTGCGCCGGGCACTACGGGAG TCAAGAATAATTCAGCAAACAAAATTCTGGAAATCGTCTTGCCGATAGTGGCAGTTGCAATCGTAGCTGCAGTTTCCATCCTCTTGTGGAATATACGCAAGAAGAGAAGACGAGGGAAAGCAGAGCATTTCACCGGAC CTGATGCAGCTGAGGACTTCGAAAGTGTCAAGTCAACCCTGCTATCTCTGGCATCACTGCAAGTAGCGACGGATAATTTCAATGAAAGCATGAAACTCGGCGAAGGGGGATTCGGTGCTGTTTATAAG GGGCTTCTTTTCAGACAAGACGTAGCAGTGAAGAGGCTAGCGAAGGGTTCAAACCAAGGGTTGGAAGAGGTGAAAAACGAGCTAGTTTTGGTGGCCAAACTTCATCACAAGAATCTTGTGCAGCTTGTGGGGTTTTGCctagaagagggagagaggatgCTCGTCTACGAGTACATGCCCAACAAAAGTCTCGACACCTTTCTTTTTG ATGAAGAGAAAAGGAGACAGCTAGATTGGACTACACGATTTAGGATCATTGAAGGCATTGCTCGGGGCCTTCAATATCTCCATCAGGACTCCCAGAAAAAGATCGTACACCGAGACATGAAGGCGAGCAACATCTTGCTAGACGCAGACATGAACCCAAAGATTGGGGACTTTGGACTTGCTAGGCTCTTCGGACAAGACCAGACTCGAGAGATTACAAACCGCATCGTTGGGACATT TGGGTACATGTCTCCTGAGTACGTGACGCATGGGCAGTACTCCACGAAATCAGATGTGTTCAGCTTCGGCATTCTCGTCATAGAGATCGTGACGGGCCGGAGAAGGAACAACGGGCCCTATTTCTTTGAGCCAAACGAAGATATAATAAGCATA GTATGGAGGCACTGGGCAGAGGGAAACATTAAGGAGATCATAGATCACTCCTTGGGAAGAAACTACCCTGAAGGCGAGGTGCTAAAATGTGTTAACATTGGTCTCCTGTGTGTCCAGCAGAACCCTATAGATCGTCCAACAATGGCCGATGTCATGGTTTTACTTAATAGCGATGCTACTAGCACTCTGCCGGCCCCTGTAGTTCATATTCCAGTAGCATCTTTCTCCGATGGAAGCTCTGGTTATTCTCAAACCGTGACACAATTGTCTCCCAGGTAG
- the LOC4343505 gene encoding cysteine-rich receptor-like protein kinase 6 isoform X2: MRRRSSLVHAVLLAVAAVALPLAAGQPWPSCGTGGTYAANSTYETNLLDLISALQGNASSSPTLYASGAVGSGGRDAVYGVMLCRGDLSTSDCNDCGTRAGQDVGRVCNRTRDAALVYNQCYVRVSDADFLAAATNNSGEVALMSSTNITRAADVRAYDAAVVSLLNATVRYAVENSTRMFATGQRVGSDPGFSDIYSMAQCSPALSRPLCRSCLDGLVGQWWDTFPVNVEGARIAGTRCNLRSELNQGTFYTGQPMVVLRADGLAPAQGPAPAATTGGKNNSASKVLVIVVPIVAVAIVAATSFCIWNVRRKRRSRKAEHFSELDASEDLESVKSTLITLASLQVATDNFHESKKLGEGGFGAVYKGLLFGQEVAVKRLAKGSNQGLEELKNELVLVAKLHHKNLVRLVGFCLEEGERLLVYKLGAKQTT, from the exons ATGCGGCGGCGCTCGTCGCTCGtccacgccgtcctcctcgcggtcgcggcggtcgcgctgccgctcgccgccggccagccgTGGCCGAGCTGCGGCACCGGCGGCACGTACGCGGCGAACAGCACCTACGAAACCAACCTCCTGGACCTCATCAGCGCCCTCCAGGGgaacgcctcctcctcccccaccctcTACGCCTCCGGCGCCGTCGGCTCCGGCGGCCGCGACGCCGTCTACGGCGTCATGCTCTGCCGCGGCGACCTGAGCACCTCCGACTGCAACGACTGCGGCACCAGGGCCGGCCAGGACGTGGGGCGAGTCTGCAACCGCACCAGGGACGCCGCCCTCGTCTACAACCAGTGCTACGTCCGCGTCTCCGACGCCGACTtcctcgccgctgccaccaacaactccggcgaggtcgccctCATGAGCTCCACCAACAtcacccgcgccgccgacgTCAGGGCGTACGACGCCGCGGTGGTCAGCCTCCTGAACGCCACCGTGCGGTACGCGGTGGAGAACTCGACGAGGATGTTCGCGACGGGGCAGCGGGTGGGGAGCGACCCGGGGTTCAGCGACATCTACTCCATGGCGCAGTGCTCGCCGGCGCTGTCGCGGCCGCTGTGCCGGAGCTGCCTCGACGGCCTCGTGGGGCAGTGGTGGGACACGTTCCCGGTGAACGTGGAGGGCGCGAGGATCGCCGGCACGCGGTGTAACCTGAGGTCGGAGCTGAACCAGGGCACGTTCTACACTGGCCAACCGATGGTGGTGCTGCGGGCCGACGGACTCGCGCCGGCGCaagggccggcgccggcggctacgACGGGAG GTAAGAATAATTCAGCAAGCAAAGTTCTGGTAATCGTCGTGCCGATAGTGGCCGTTGCAATCGTAGCTGCAACTTCCTTTTGTATATGGAATGTGCGTAGGAAAAGAAGATCAAGAAAAGCAGAACATTTCTCTGAAC TTGACGCATCTGAGGACCTTGAAAGTGTCAAGTCGACCTTGATAACTCTAGCGTCATTGCAAGTAGCAACAGATAACTTCCACGAAAGCAAGAAACTCGGTGAAGGGGGATTTGGTGCAGTTTATAAG GGACTTCTTTTTGGACAAGAGGTAGCCGTGAAGAGGCTGGCAAAGGGTTCAAACCAAGGGCTAGAAGAGCTTAAGAACGAGCTAGTTCTAGTGGCCAAACTGCATCACAAGAATCTTGTTCGTCTTGTGGGGTTTTGCctagaggagggagagaggttgCTTGTCTACAA ACTCGGAGCAAAGCAGACAACTTGA
- the LOC4343506 gene encoding cysteine-rich receptor-like protein kinase 6, producing the protein MQSPTIEQACSDGAMRRRSSVLHAVLLLLLVAAVALPLAAAQPWPVCGTSGGNYTAGSTYESNLLRLASTLRANASASPTLFASGVRGAGPDAVYGLLLCRGDMNPSDCFDCGTRVGDDVAQACNRTKDAILVYNQCYAQFSDTGDFLAATNNSGAYSLLISGTNISSADVAGYDRAVTELLNATVRYAVENSTRLFATGQRVGADPGFRNIYSMAQCSPDLSPAQCRSCLDGLVGQWWTGFLFPRNGEGARVAGPRCYLRSELGSGFYTGAPMVLLRADGLSPASAPAPDVVPATTLVKKNSASKILLIVLPIVAVAIVAAISVCMWTVRKKSRATKAEHLSELDASEDLESVKSTLLTLGSLQVATDNFDESKKLGEGGFGAVYKGHLFGQEVAVKRMAKGSNQGLEELKNELVLVTKLHHKNLVRLVGFCLEDGERLLVYEYMPNKSLDTFLFDVEQRRQLDWATRFRIIEGVARGLQYLHQDSQKKIVHRDMKASNVLLDADLNPKIGDFGLARLFGQDQTRDVTNRIVGTFGYMAPEYVIRGQYSTKSDVFSFGILILEIVTGQRNSGPYFAEQNEDLVSLVWRHWTEGNIVEMVDYSLDRNYPEAEVLKCVNIGLLCVQQNPVDRPTMADVMILLLIYSHD; encoded by the exons ATGCAAAGCCCGACGATCGAACAAGCTTGCTCTGACGGCGCCATGCGGCGGCGCTCCTCTGTCCTCCATgccgttctcctcctcctcctcgtcgcggcGGTCGCgctcccgctcgccgccgcccagccaTGGCCTGTCTGCGGCACCAGCGGCGGCAACTACACGGCGGGGAGCACCTACGAGTCCAACCTCCTGCGCCTCGCGAGCACCCTCCGCGCgaacgcctccgcctcccccaccCTCTTCGCCTCCGGCGTCCGCGGCGCCGGCCCGGACGCCGTCTACGGCCTCCTGCTCTGCCGCGGCGACATGAACCCCTCCGACTGCTTCGACTGCGGCACCAGGGTCGGCGACGACGTCGCCCAGGCCTGCAACCGCACCAAGGACGCCATCCTCGTCTACAACCAGTGCTACGCCCAGTTCTCGGACACCGGCGACTTCCTCGCCGCCACCAACAACTCCGGCGCGTACAGCCTCCTCATAAGCGGCACCAACATCAGCAGCGCCGACGTCGCCGGCTACGACCGCGCGGTCACCGAGCTCCTCAACGCCACCGTGCGGTACGCGGTGGAGAACTCCACGAGGCTGTTCGCCACGGGCCAGCGGGTGGGCGCCGACCCGGGGTTCCGTAACATCTACTCCATGGCGCAGTGCTCGCCGGACCTGTCGCCGGCGCAGTGCCGGAGCTGCCTCGACGGCCTCGTGGGCCAGTGGTGGACGGGGTTCTTGTTCCCGCGGAACGGCGAGGGCGCGAGGGTCGCCGGCCCCCGGTGCTACCTGAGGTCCGAGCTCGGCTCCGGGTTCTACACCGGAGCTCCGATGGTTCTGCTGCGAGCCGACGGGCTCTcaccggcgtcggcgccggcgccggatgtTGTTCCGGCCACTACGTTAG TTAAGAAGAATTCAGCAAGCAAAATTCTGCTAATTGTCTTGCCGATAGTAGCAGTTGCAATCGTAGCTGCAATTTCTGTCTGCATGTGGACTGTTCGGAAGAAGAGCAGAGCGACAAAAGCAGAGCATTTGTCCGAAC TTGATGCATCTGAGGACCTTGAAAGTGTCAAGTCAACCTTGCTAACTCTGGGATCACTGCAAGTAGCAACGGATAACTTCGACGAAAGCAAGAAACTCGGCGAAGGAGGATTTGGTGCAGTGTATAAG GGGCATCTTTTTGGACAAGAAGTAGCAGTGAAAAGGATGGCAAAAGGTTCAAATCAGGGGCTAGAAGAGCTGAAAAATGAGCTAGTTCTTGTCACCAAACTTCATCACAAAAATCTTGTTCGTCTTGTGGGTTTTTGCCTGGAAGATGGAGAGAGGTTGCTTGTCTATGAGTATATGCCCAATAAAAGTCTCGACACATTTCTTTTCG ACGTGGAGCAACGAAGACAACTAGATTGGGCAACACGATTTAGGATCATAGAAGGCGTCGCTCGTGGATTGCAGTATCTTCATCAAGACTCCCAGAAGAAGATTGTTCACCGCGACATGAAGGCAAGCAACGTCTTGCTAGATGCAGACTTGAACCCCAAGATTGGGGACTTTGGCCTTGCTAGGCTCTTCGGGCAAGACCAAACTCGGGACGTCACGAACCGTATCGTTGGGACATT TGGATACATGGCTCCTGAGTATGTGATTCGCGGGCAATACTCTACGAAATCAGACGTGTTTAGTTTTGGCATTCTCATCTTAGAGATTGTGACAGGGCAAAGAAACAGTGGGCCCTATTTTGCAGAGCAAAACGAAGATTTAGTAAGCCTA GTATGGAGGCACTGGACAGAGGGAAATATTGTAGAGATGGTAGACTATTCCTTGGACAGAAACTACCCTGAAGCCGAGGTGCTGAAATGTGTCAACATCGGCCTCCTGTGTGTCCAGCAGAACCCAGTAGATCGACCTACAATGGCGGATGTCATGATTTTGCTGTTAATTTATAGTCATGATTAG
- the LOC107281517 gene encoding cysteine-rich receptor-like protein kinase 10 — MLRRRRSSVVHAVLFFAAVALLESLAAQPWPKCGNGGTFTAGSTYETNLKNLALILRTNASSGSSPTLFASGALGSAPDTVYGLLLCRGDLSSSDCAGCGTNVSRDAVAGPTCNRTKDAILVYNECYAQFSDKGDFLAATDNSGEYSALQSGTNISSTDVAGYDRAVTELLNATVQYAVENSTRLFATGQRVGTDPGFRNIYSMAQCSPDLSPGQCRSCLDGLVDQWWKGFLFPRNGEGARVSGPRCSLRSELGPGPFYTGRPMVLLPVKADGLTPAPDVVPAITGGKNNSASKILVITLPTVTVAIVAAISLCIWNVRKKRRLAKADSRPDRTEDFESVKSALLSLTSLQVATDNFHKSKKIGEGGFGEVYKGVLSGQEVAVKRMAKDSHQGLQELKNELILVAKLHHKNLVRLIGFCLEKGERLLVYEYMPNKSLDTHLFDTEQRKQLDWATRFKIIEGTARGLQYLHEDSQKKIIHRDMKASNILLDADMNPKIGDFGLAKLFAQDQTREVTSRIAGTFGYISPEYVMCGQYSTKSDVFSFGILVIEIVTGQRRNSGPYFSEQNGVDILSIVWRHWEEGTTAEMIDHSLGRNYNEAEVVKCINIGLLCAQQNPVDRPTMVDVMVLLNSDATCPLPVPAPRPTSSIDGSSGYSTGYST, encoded by the exons ATGTTGCGACGCCGACGCTCGTCTGTCGTCCATGCCGTTCTCTTCTTCGCGGCGGTCGCGCTCCTCGAGTCGCTGGCCGCCCAGCCGTGGCCGAAATGCGGCAACGGCGGCACGTTCACAGCAGGGAGCACCTACGAAACCAACCTCAAGAACCTCGCGCTCATCCTCCGCACGAACGCCTCCTCGGGGTCCTCGCCCACCCTCTTCGCCTCCGGCGCCCTCGGCTCCGCCCCGGACACCGTCTACGGCCTCTTGCTCTGCCGCGGCGACCTGAGCTCCTCCGACTGCGCCGGCTGTGGCACCAACGTCTCGAGGGACGCGGTCGCGGGGCCGACCTGCAACCGCACCAAGGACGCCATCCTCGTCTACAACGAATGCTACGCCCAGTTCTCCGACAAGGGCGacttcctcgccgccaccgacaaCTCCGGCGAGTACAGCGCCCTCCAAAGCGGCACCAACATCAGCAGCACCGACGTCGCGGGCTACGACCGCGCGGTCACCGAGCTCCTCAACGCCACCGTGCAGTACGCGGTGGAGAACTCCACGAGGCTGTTCGCCACGGGCCAGCGGGTGGGCACCGACCCGGGGTTCCGTAACATCTACTCCATGGCGCAGTGCTCGCCGGACCTGTCGCCGGGGCAGTGCCGGAGCTGCCTCGACGGCCTCGTGGACCAGTGGTGGAAGGGGTTCTTGTTCCCGCGGAACGGCGAAGGCGCGAGGGTCTCCGGCCCGCGCTGCTCCCTGAGGTCCGAGCTGGGGCCGGGCCCCTTCTATACCGGCAGACCGATGGTGCTGTTGCCGGTCAAGGCCGACGGGCTCACGCCGGCGCCGGATGTTGTGCCTGCCATTACGGGAG GTAAGAATAATTCAGCAAGCAAAATTCTGGTAATTACCTTGCCGACAGTGACAGTTGCCATCGTAGCTGCAATTTCCCTTTGTATCTGGAATGTGCGTAAGAAGAGAAGATTGGCAAAAGCAGACTCCAGAC CTGATAGAACCGAGGATTTTGAAAGTGTCAAGTCAGCACTGTTATCTCTGACATCACTGCAAGTGGCAACCGATAACTTCCACAAAAGCAAGAAGATTGGTGAGGGGGGATTCGGTGAAGTTTATAAG GGAGTTCTTTCCGGGCAAGAAGTGGCCGTGAAGAGGATGGCCAAGGACTCTCACCAGGGGCTACAAGAGCTGAAAAATGAGCTAATTCTTGTTGCCAAACTTCATCACAAGAATCTTGTTCGTCTCATTGGTTTTTGCCTCGAAAAAGGGGAGAGACTGCTCGTCTATGAGTATATGCCAAACAAAAGCCTCGACACCCATCTTTTTG ACACAGAGCAAAGGAAACAGCTAGACTGGGCCACACGATTTAAGATCATAGAAGGTACCGCTCGGGGACTCCAATATCTTCACGAGGACTCTCAGAAGAAGATCATCCACCGTGATATGAAGGCAAGCAATATTTTGCTGGACGCTGACATGAACCCTAAGATTGGGGACTTTGGCCTCGCTAAGCTCTTCGCGCAGGACCAGACTCGAGAAGTCACGAGCCGCATTGCTGGGACATT CGGTTACATATCTCCTGAATACGTGATGTGCGGGCAGTACTCTACGAAATCAGACGTGTTCAGCTTCGGCATTCTCGTAATAGAGATCGTGACAGGCCAAAGAAGGAACAGTGGGCCATATTTCTCTGAGCAAAATGGTGTAGATATATTGAGCATA GTATGGAGGCACTGGGAAGAGGGGACAACAGCAGAGATGATCGACCATTCCTTGGGAAGAAACTACAATGAGGCTGAGGTGGTAAAATGCATCAACATCGGACTCCTATGTGCCCAGCAAAACCCTGTAGATAGACCTACAATGGTGGATGTCATGGTTTTGCTTAACAGCGACGCTACTTGCCCTCTACCGGTTCCTGCACCTAGGCCAACATCTTCGATTGATGGAAGCTCTGGTTACTCAACAGGTTACTCAACATAA
- the LOC4343505 gene encoding cysteine-rich receptor-like protein kinase 6 isoform X1, with translation MRRRSSLVHAVLLAVAAVALPLAAGQPWPSCGTGGTYAANSTYETNLLDLISALQGNASSSPTLYASGAVGSGGRDAVYGVMLCRGDLSTSDCNDCGTRAGQDVGRVCNRTRDAALVYNQCYVRVSDADFLAAATNNSGEVALMSSTNITRAADVRAYDAAVVSLLNATVRYAVENSTRMFATGQRVGSDPGFSDIYSMAQCSPALSRPLCRSCLDGLVGQWWDTFPVNVEGARIAGTRCNLRSELNQGTFYTGQPMVVLRADGLAPAQGPAPAATTGGKNNSASKVLVIVVPIVAVAIVAATSFCIWNVRRKRRSRKAEHFSELDASEDLESVKSTLITLASLQVATDNFHESKKLGEGGFGAVYKGLLFGQEVAVKRLAKGSNQGLEELKNELVLVAKLHHKNLVRLVGFCLEEGERLLVYKYIPNKSLDIFLFDSEQSRQLDWATRFKIIEGIARGLQYLHQDSQKKIIHRDMKASNVLLDADMNPKIGDFGLARLFGQDQTRDVTNRIVGTFGYMSPEYVIRGQYSTKSDVFSFGILVIEIVTGRRNSGPHFLEQNEDLISIVRRHWEEGNIVEMTDHSLGRNYPEAELLKCVSIGLLCVQQNPVDRPTMADVMVLLNSDATSTLPAFATHSPTISIEGNSGYSQTVTQLSPR, from the exons ATGCGGCGGCGCTCGTCGCTCGtccacgccgtcctcctcgcggtcgcggcggtcgcgctgccgctcgccgccggccagccgTGGCCGAGCTGCGGCACCGGCGGCACGTACGCGGCGAACAGCACCTACGAAACCAACCTCCTGGACCTCATCAGCGCCCTCCAGGGgaacgcctcctcctcccccaccctcTACGCCTCCGGCGCCGTCGGCTCCGGCGGCCGCGACGCCGTCTACGGCGTCATGCTCTGCCGCGGCGACCTGAGCACCTCCGACTGCAACGACTGCGGCACCAGGGCCGGCCAGGACGTGGGGCGAGTCTGCAACCGCACCAGGGACGCCGCCCTCGTCTACAACCAGTGCTACGTCCGCGTCTCCGACGCCGACTtcctcgccgctgccaccaacaactccggcgaggtcgccctCATGAGCTCCACCAACAtcacccgcgccgccgacgTCAGGGCGTACGACGCCGCGGTGGTCAGCCTCCTGAACGCCACCGTGCGGTACGCGGTGGAGAACTCGACGAGGATGTTCGCGACGGGGCAGCGGGTGGGGAGCGACCCGGGGTTCAGCGACATCTACTCCATGGCGCAGTGCTCGCCGGCGCTGTCGCGGCCGCTGTGCCGGAGCTGCCTCGACGGCCTCGTGGGGCAGTGGTGGGACACGTTCCCGGTGAACGTGGAGGGCGCGAGGATCGCCGGCACGCGGTGTAACCTGAGGTCGGAGCTGAACCAGGGCACGTTCTACACTGGCCAACCGATGGTGGTGCTGCGGGCCGACGGACTCGCGCCGGCGCaagggccggcgccggcggctacgACGGGAG GTAAGAATAATTCAGCAAGCAAAGTTCTGGTAATCGTCGTGCCGATAGTGGCCGTTGCAATCGTAGCTGCAACTTCCTTTTGTATATGGAATGTGCGTAGGAAAAGAAGATCAAGAAAAGCAGAACATTTCTCTGAAC TTGACGCATCTGAGGACCTTGAAAGTGTCAAGTCGACCTTGATAACTCTAGCGTCATTGCAAGTAGCAACAGATAACTTCCACGAAAGCAAGAAACTCGGTGAAGGGGGATTTGGTGCAGTTTATAAG GGACTTCTTTTTGGACAAGAGGTAGCCGTGAAGAGGCTGGCAAAGGGTTCAAACCAAGGGCTAGAAGAGCTTAAGAACGAGCTAGTTCTAGTGGCCAAACTGCATCACAAGAATCTTGTTCGTCTTGTGGGGTTTTGCctagaggagggagagaggttgCTTGTCTACAAGTACATACCGAATAAAAGCCTTGACATATTTCTTTTCG ACTCGGAGCAAAGCAGACAACTTGATTGGGCAACACGATTCAAGATCATCGAAGGCATTGCTAGAGGACTACAATATCTTCACCAGGACTCACAGAAGAAGATCATCCACCGTGACATGAAGGCGAGCAACGTCTTGCTAGATGCAGACATGAACCCAAAGATCGGCGACTTCGGCCTCGCTAGGCTCTTTGGGCAGGATCAGACTAGAGATGTCACCAATCGCATCGTTGGAACATT TGGGTACATGTCTCCTGAATACGTGATCCGTGGGCAGTACTCTACAAAGTCAGACGTGTTTAGCTTTGGCATTCTCGTCATAGAGATCGTGACGGGACGGAGAAACAGCGGCCCCCATTTCTTAGAACAAAACGAAGATTTAATAAGCATA GTACGGAGGCACTGGGAAGAGGGAAATATTGTAGAGATGACTGACCACTCCTTGGGAAGAAACTACCCTGAAGCTGAGCTGCTGAAATGTGTAAGCATCGGTCTCCTGTGCGTGCAGCAAAACCCTGTAGATCGGCCTACAATGGCAGATGTCATGGTTTTGCTTAACAGCGATGCTACCAGCACTCTGCCGGCTTTTGCAACTCATAGCCCAACAATTTCCATCGAGGGGAACTCTGGTTACTCTCAAACCGTTACACAATTGTCTCCTAGATAG